The DNA sequence acattctgtgaaCAGCCCATCACAAATAATAATATGGGATAAATCCTTGAACATAATCTACCGGCAGTACTGTGATTTTGTTATAATGGAGGGTCTGAGACAAAATATCAACAGGTATTAGACTGTTGACCCAACTATCAAGAATGCTGGTCTTTTAAATGTCTGTATTCCTAAAACAATGGCCAATTCACACCAAGTAGTAGACCAGATGTTTCATTCACAGTAAGAATGTAGGCCTTTCCAGTTGATTGAGAGGGAAGGTCCTTTGTAGGTTAAGTTTGAATGTTGTTTAAATACAGCGAATCATGTACAATGAGTCAGAACATTGAATATACAAACCATACatacaagcagatacagcaagAGAGTAGAGCATGACAACAATACATTCTTAATTTCTCTGCTttcatacatataaatatatgctTTAGTATTTCTGGCAAAAATTTCATTGAAGTCACAGTGTCAACATTAGCTTCCATAGCTTTTCTTTTGCATGTCCGAACCATCCAAACGTATCTAAAGTTTTTGTTAAGCTTAGGTCATTTGAACATGATGAGTGAATGGGATACCAATTTTGCCATTTTGGTAAACTTTCCATTTAACAATGAGTAACAATGTTTCCCATGCATACTTTAAAACTTACATAGATTTCAAAATAGGATAAAAAAGCTGGACACCAATGTTCACTAAGTCACAGTACATAAAAAATCCAcaaccaataaaaataaatatattgacaaactgtttatttttcaattatttattataaatccTACAAAAAGTAGGTAAACAGAGCAATTGATGAAACTACAATAATACATAGGAATACATTTGGGACTGTTTTACATGGACTCCTGCTTCAACGTCTGAAGAGATACATCTGAATCAGAGGGAATGAAGATATATTCTTCCAATTCATTACTGCTTGTATTTGGATTTTTCAATAATCAACAATTCCTACAGAATGTCCATTTCCCTTTCACTCACTCATATATAGCCTAATTACCACACTAAAGTCCATGACTGAAAGACTAAACACATTACATAAGCAATACTCTGTCCAAAGTTAGAGCATCTTCAATCATGTTGTTGCGAAGAGAGTAAGCAGTCCTTTCAGGAACGACACTATTTCATTTCCTCCTAGTTTAGACTCCCCATAAACACGATCCACAAATGAAATTGGGACCTATTTGGAGAAGGGAAAATATATAGTTTAACATAGTCACATACTACTTAATGTCATGATGAACAGAGTGATCAAAACGGAATAaattcaatgaaaacaaatacaacagaTATCCAACGTATTCCCAGGTTAGCACTGACAAGTTTTCCTTCAATCactgagtaaaaaaaaacagcataaCATAAAATGGTAACCAAAATATTGTACGTAAATGAACAAGGCAAAAATACAGAAAGCATGAAACACACAAAGGACTGAAAGGCCTCACCTCGCCAATGGTGTAGTTCAACTGTCTAGCACGAACAATCATTTCCATCTGAAAGACGTAGCCTTTTGACACACACCGCTCCACCAGACTCTCCAGCACCTCCTTCTTATACAGCCTGATtaccacacaaaacacagaacgTTAACAAAATGTTGCTATTCGATGGAAACCTTGCCTACGAAACCGAAAATGTTCATCATAGCAACAAGATTCCCACTAATATTGTCGGTAACTTCATGTTTGGTTACAGACCAATAGTTCCCAAACATTTTCACCCAACAACCTAATTGtaatataaaatgcaaaatagaCACACCCACCATGTAAAACAGTTATCTGACAAACGCTTACTTTTTAGTATCAGTCTATTACAAATCAGTCTGCCAAAATTGTTGCTTGTACATTAATCAGAAGGAACTATGTTTTTGAAATGCCTGAAATACATCAGAAAGGTTTTGGGAATTTCAAAAGACTAACAGGCAATAATGTTGTACAACCATTGGCACATTAGGTAAAAAAGGCTGTGAAaaggtttgttgttgtttatcagtTTGGTCTTACAATCAAATCATGATATGATCTAATCTTTGGAGTGaaacacagtaccagtcaaaagtttgaacacaccaaaacttgactggtactgtatatatatcccCTCCCCCTCAAAGCTGATGTGTAGTAAACAGTTTGGCACAAATTGCTAGCCGTGTATCCACCGATTGGGTGCTACACATTGGCGGAGTAAAAGGTGGTGTATATTTCCCTCACTACGTAAAACGCTGTGAGTACTGAAATTGGTTGAAAAAACTGATACAGGTGATGTGCTAGTGAGCACGTGATTGCTCATATTACTTGAATCTACTCTGTGATTGGAGGATAAACTCCAAGTCTACAAAACAAGGAACTGAatgtaaaaacatgatttcagaAACAGTCCAGGAACTTAGACATCCCACTCAAAGACCTGCTCCCATTATGTTTTGAGCCAAATGAAGCAACTCCAGTTGGGGCCACTCGTACCCCACAGATGGGCTGACCCAAAGCAAAATATCTCACTGGCAAATTCTTTCTTGTTGGGGTGCGGGCAAAAATCAGACAGTCCCCTTCCTCTTGCCCCACCCACCCTGATCTAACCAGAAAAAAGGAGCCAGTGAGATGTCTTGCTCTGTGGCACCCCTTATCTGGGGCTCTGACCCATGTCTTGTTTTGCATATCTTCATATTCAAGGATCTTTGACAATTTCTCAACACAGAGGTTTAAACAATCCGATGGATATTATGTCACTCCGATGGATACATTTGTACTAATATACATCAATATTGCACAGAAACATCACTACTGTTTACAAGGATTGAGAATCATTTTCCACACACCCATTTTCACTTATTGAGGAGAGTccattcataaaacatttcattggCATACATAAATGTACAAGGTCTTCAATGGACAAAAGTTGATGCACTGTTCTTtatacttacagtggggagaacaagtatttgatacactgccgattttggtGGTTTTcgtacttacaaagcatgtacaggtctgtaatttattttcataggtacatttcaactgtgagagacggaatctaaaacaaaaattcagaaaatcacactatgatttttaaataattaatttgcattttattgcatgacataagtatttgatcacctaccaaccagcaagaatcccggctctcacagacctgttagtttttctttaagaagccctcctgttctccactcattacctgtattaactgcacctgtttgaactcgttacctgtataaaagacatgtcaacaaactcaatcaaacagactccaatctgtccacaatggccaggaccagagagctgtgcaaggtccccctgatcaagccagtgcatgtccaggcccatctgaagtttgccaatgaccatctggatgatccagaggaggaatgggagaaggtcatgtggtctgatgagacacaaatagagctttttggtctaaactccactcgccgtgtttggaggaagaagaaggatgagtacaaccccaagaacaccatcccaactgtgaagcatggaggtggaaacatcattctttggggatgcttttctgcaaaggggacaggacgacctgaacccaaaagaaaattttggaaggagctgaaagtcttgcccagcgacagccccgaaacctgaaggatatggagaaggtctgtatggaggagtgggccaaaatccctgctgcagtgtgtgcaaacctggtcaagaactacaggaaacctagTAATttcaaaggtttctgtaacaaatattaagttctgctttccgatgtatcaaatacatatgtcatgcaacaaaatggaaatgaattacttaatcatacaatgtgattttctggatttttgttttagattccgtcactcgcagttgaagagtacctatgataaaaattacagacttctacatgctttgtaagtgggaaaacctgcaatattggcagtgtatcaaatacttgttctccccactgtatatacatttggtCATTTACCTGAAGCTGCCAGTCAGGTCGGATGCCCCAGGTCTCAGCAGCACCTGTGTGACATAGTTAGCTCCTCGACtgcaagagagagaagggatagATATACtcagagagatggatgaggaaTTTTACAACAGGTCATAATAACCTCTTCAGTATTTAGGGTTTCCTTGTGAGTTAGAAAAAGCTCAAGCAGGATCAATCCCAGCCAACAATCAAGATGTAGCCTAAAGGAGATTAATCACCTGATGAGTTTCCTGCGCAGATCCCAGCCATAAACTCCCCCATCTCCAATATATCGAGTGCCTGACACCAGGTCATACCTgccttctctctgtttccttgGAGACAAATATGCTCATCAGCTACTTGGCAACAGATGGTAAAGATAAAGCAGGTAAGCAGACATGCCACATTTTCTATTCTATGTCACAACTTTTACATTCTACATTTTTGGGATGaaggaaaatgtattacttactCTATGAATTCTGGAATAAATTTAGGCTGCAggcaaagacaaaatataaatttttaaaagaaatgtatataaaaaaaactttcctgGTAATGACAATTATTAAAACAAGTAAGGTTTTTAACACTGCAAGCAGAATGTCTTTATATGAAAccaaccgatctggaggcaatATACCATTCTGCTTCTCTGACACTATATTGCCCTCCAGTATGACATCCACTTACATGGTGTGAGAGGTCTGCGTCCATTATGAAGACAAAGTTCCCAGTGGCATGTTTGATGCCATGAATGTAGGCAGTGCCTGTATGAAGAGTCATAGGACATGGTCAATGATCCATGTGTATGCATTGACATACTACACTGCTCAacaaaatgaagggaacacctaatcatcacagtataaaaccaagtcaattaaacttcagggatttCAATGTATCCAGTTAGGAAA is a window from the Esox lucius isolate fEsoLuc1 chromosome 12, fEsoLuc1.pri, whole genome shotgun sequence genome containing:
- the dpm1 gene encoding dolichol-phosphate mannosyltransferase subunit 1: MASRKCSQQSRGDGDKYSVLLPTYNERENLPLIVWLLVKYFGESGYNYEIIVIDDGSPDGTLEVAKQLQKIYGEDKILLRPREKKLGLGTAYIHGIKHATGNFVFIMDADLSHHPKFIPEFIEKQREGRYDLVSGTRYIGDGGVYGWDLRRKLISRGANYVTQVLLRPGASDLTGSFRLYKKEVLESLVERCVSKGYVFQMEMIVRARQLNYTIGEVPISFVDRVYGESKLGGNEIVSFLKGLLTLFATT